The following nucleotide sequence is from Pedobacter sp. PACM 27299.
AAGTATATTTATCCAATTAAACCTGATTTAACTATACTACTGTCAATAACAATTTACATTTTATCCTTTTCTATATTTTTGTTTAGTCCACATATAAACTATTCCAAGCAGTATGATTGTTCAGAAGCGCTTACTTTTTTTATTAAATCCGTAATCATTGCACCAATCTTCGAAGAAATTCTTTTTAGAAAAGTTATTTTAAATGAAATATTAAAAACGAGCATCGGGAGATTAATTACCATTGTAGTTACATCGGTTCTATTTGCCTCTTTCCACCTTATTTATATATATCCAGTTTTTAAAATATACTCTCTATTGGGTGTTTTTACATTTAGCCTTTTAGTTTCAGATTTATATATTAGAACTAATAATTTGAAATTAGTAATACTCATCCATGCAGCCAGCAATTTTATAGGATATTTTACACCAAAAATACTGTTCCAGAGCCAGGATTTCGACTCTCCAACGAGAGTATGTGTGTTCATTTCAATAATTTTGGTTTTTGGCTTTCTGCACAAATTTGTAGTAGCTAAATATACTTGCAAAAATAATTGAGAAATTACAGGATATTCTCCTCAGCTCAAAAGAAACGGTGGCAATTTTGCCAAAAACTGACTGGGAAGTGCAAGAGGTAAGATCATATATTTACTCCTATTCAAAAGCGGATCTATTGTAGGTGATGAAGTGAAGTTTTGAATTAAAATAATTTTAGAATATTAACATGAGCTTTCGCGAGAAAATATTATTCTTTTTTTAGTTTTTTGGGGCATTTAACGCACTCATATTAGGGGTTTATTTTATCTTCTTTACGGCTAAGAAACATTTGTCTAATTATCTTTTAGGAGCATTATTAGTGGTATTGAGTATCAGGATCGGAAAATCGGTCGTCTATTTTTTTGACAGTAGTTTACCTCGGATTTACCTTCAACTTGGACTCACAGCGTGTCTTTTTATTGGTCCGTTTTTATGTTTTT
It contains:
- a CDS encoding CPBP family intramembrane glutamic endopeptidase, giving the protein MVNEVTAIIVNLIFDFIVLLIIFKVIKPKNFQKYIYPIKPDLTILLSITIYILSFSIFLFSPHINYSKQYDCSEALTFFIKSVIIAPIFEEILFRKVILNEILKTSIGRLITIVVTSVLFASFHLIYIYPVFKIYSLLGVFTFSLLVSDLYIRTNNLKLVILIHAASNFIGYFTPKILFQSQDFDSPTRVCVFISIILVFGFLHKFVVAKYTCKNN